A window of Dehalococcoidia bacterium contains these coding sequences:
- the icmF gene encoding fused isobutyryl-CoA mutase/GTPase IcmF → MGESKHARHELKHRVRVVTATALFDGHDAAINIMRRLIQAGGAEVIHLGHSRSVGEIVEAAIQEDVQAVAVSSYQGGHMEFFKYMKDMFDKLGAGHIRIFGGGGGVIRPNEIKELQDYGIERIYDPEDGRNMGLVGMIDDLLQRCDFHTIGITSEHDKSKRGAAIPAPAKLNTEEPAKVARMITLAEMGVDPWSKYSEILKEKAGQNKAPVIGVTGTGGSGKSSLLDELVLRFRADNPGKTVAVLSADPSKRRTGGALLGDRIRMNYVYGGNVYMRSLATRGSKTEVPEVIQDAINVVKAAGYDLVLVETAGIGQGDTAIVDISDVCLYVMTAEYGAPTQLEKIDMLDFADIVVLNKYDKKGSEDALRDVRRILRRTHEKFDAPLESMPVYGTIASRYNDEGVNGLYAGLLECIDRKCGQRFTCSIPEDRVSHTSAVRFAIPPDRIRYLGEIAETVRDYKKSVNKQAEIARRIQELRSALVEIEDEHAREVIEKKMASLHDKLKPECRKLLSGWDELRRTYSGDYFRYSVRGQEYKVELIDTTLAGTNIPRVIVPDLKDHGERLRYLMLENVPGHYPYTAGVFPFRRKGEDPKRQFAGEGGPVRTNTRFHFLSQNDDAKRLSTAFDAVTLFGEDPQASPDIMGKIGESGVSICTLEDIKKLYAGFDLCSPNTSVSMTINGPAPVMLAFFLNAAIDQQIDRFTEQHGRLPTPDEHARIKAQTLSIVRGTVQADILKEDQGQNSCIFSIEFALKMMGDIQEFFINHNVRNYYSVSISGYHIAEAGANPITQVAFTLANGFTYVEYYLSRGFPIDSFAPNLSFFFSNGMDAEYTVIGRVARRIWAVAMREKYSGNERSQQLKYHIQTSGRSLHAQEIQFNDIRTTLQAVLAFYDNCNSLHTNSYDEAITTPTEESVRRAMAIQLIITREFGLTKNENAWQGSYILEQLTDLVEEAILDEFERISKRGGVLGGMELQYQRGKIQDESMLYEQRKHSGELPIIGVNTFLNPREGNLIPFDIPLSRSTTEEKQEQIDNLRAFQKTNSAGARESLKKLQQVAREGGNIFEQMMETARYASLGQITGALYEVGGKYRRNM, encoded by the coding sequence ATGGGCGAAAGCAAGCATGCACGGCATGAACTCAAACACCGGGTCAGGGTAGTAACCGCAACTGCCTTGTTCGATGGCCACGACGCGGCCATCAACATTATGCGCAGGCTGATCCAGGCCGGCGGAGCTGAGGTCATCCACCTCGGCCACAGCCGGTCGGTTGGCGAGATAGTGGAAGCGGCCATCCAGGAAGATGTGCAGGCTGTAGCCGTTTCCTCATACCAGGGCGGGCATATGGAGTTCTTCAAGTACATGAAGGACATGTTCGATAAACTCGGAGCGGGACATATAAGGATCTTCGGGGGAGGAGGGGGCGTCATACGCCCCAACGAGATAAAGGAGCTGCAGGACTACGGCATTGAGCGCATCTACGATCCTGAGGACGGCCGCAACATGGGACTGGTAGGCATGATAGACGACCTGCTGCAGCGTTGCGATTTTCACACCATCGGCATTACCTCCGAACATGACAAATCCAAACGCGGCGCAGCCATTCCGGCGCCTGCCAAACTCAATACGGAAGAACCCGCAAAAGTTGCGCGGATGATCACGCTGGCTGAGATGGGAGTCGATCCGTGGTCCAAGTACAGCGAAATATTGAAAGAGAAAGCCGGACAGAACAAGGCCCCGGTGATTGGAGTAACCGGCACGGGAGGCTCAGGTAAAAGTTCGCTGCTGGATGAACTGGTATTGCGCTTCAGGGCGGATAATCCCGGCAAAACGGTGGCGGTGCTGTCAGCAGACCCTTCCAAACGCCGCACCGGAGGCGCATTGCTGGGCGACCGTATTCGCATGAACTACGTATACGGCGGCAATGTATATATGCGTTCCCTTGCCACCAGAGGATCAAAAACCGAGGTTCCCGAGGTGATCCAGGACGCCATCAATGTGGTGAAAGCAGCCGGCTATGATCTGGTGCTGGTGGAGACTGCAGGCATCGGCCAGGGCGATACCGCCATAGTGGACATATCGGACGTCTGCCTCTATGTCATGACCGCTGAGTATGGGGCGCCCACGCAGCTTGAGAAGATTGACATGCTGGATTTCGCTGACATTGTGGTGCTCAATAAATACGATAAAAAAGGCTCCGAGGACGCCCTGCGTGACGTAAGGAGAATACTGAGGCGCACACATGAAAAATTCGATGCGCCGCTGGAAAGCATGCCGGTCTACGGCACAATCGCATCACGCTACAACGATGAGGGCGTAAACGGCTTGTACGCCGGGCTTCTTGAATGTATCGACAGAAAATGCGGACAGCGATTTACATGCAGTATACCTGAGGACAGAGTGTCGCACACCAGCGCCGTGCGCTTCGCCATCCCGCCGGACCGCATACGGTACCTGGGCGAGATTGCCGAGACGGTGCGCGATTACAAGAAAAGCGTGAATAAACAGGCGGAGATCGCGCGGCGCATCCAGGAGCTGCGCTCTGCACTGGTGGAAATTGAAGATGAGCACGCGCGGGAAGTTATTGAAAAGAAAATGGCGTCGCTGCACGATAAGCTCAAACCGGAATGCCGCAAACTGCTGTCAGGCTGGGACGAGCTGCGCAGGACCTACAGTGGCGACTATTTCCGCTATAGTGTACGCGGACAAGAATACAAAGTGGAACTGATTGATACCACGCTGGCCGGCACTAATATTCCCCGTGTTATCGTGCCGGACCTGAAAGACCATGGCGAGAGACTGAGGTATCTGATGCTTGAAAACGTGCCGGGGCACTACCCCTATACGGCGGGCGTGTTCCCCTTCAGGCGCAAGGGAGAGGATCCTAAACGCCAGTTCGCCGGAGAGGGAGGGCCGGTGCGCACCAATACGCGCTTTCATTTCCTTTCACAGAACGACGATGCCAAGCGCCTGTCCACCGCCTTCGATGCCGTCACGCTCTTCGGTGAAGACCCTCAGGCAAGCCCCGATATAATGGGCAAGATTGGCGAGTCCGGCGTATCTATATGCACACTGGAAGATATCAAGAAACTTTATGCCGGTTTCGACCTGTGCTCACCCAATACATCGGTCTCCATGACAATAAACGGCCCGGCTCCCGTGATGCTGGCATTCTTCCTCAACGCAGCCATCGACCAGCAGATTGACAGATTCACGGAACAACACGGGCGGCTGCCCACACCCGATGAGCACGCAAGGATTAAAGCGCAAACGCTGTCCATCGTCCGCGGCACTGTCCAGGCCGATATTCTCAAGGAGGACCAGGGACAGAACAGTTGCATCTTTTCCATTGAGTTCGCGCTCAAGATGATGGGAGATATCCAGGAGTTCTTCATCAATCATAACGTGCGCAATTACTACTCGGTCTCCATCTCGGGCTACCATATCGCCGAGGCGGGCGCCAACCCTATCACCCAGGTGGCATTCACGCTGGCGAACGGGTTCACCTACGTAGAGTATTACCTTTCAAGGGGATTCCCCATCGATTCATTCGCGCCCAACCTGTCCTTCTTTTTCTCCAATGGTATGGACGCCGAATACACGGTAATCGGCCGGGTGGCTCGCCGCATCTGGGCGGTGGCAATGCGTGAAAAATACAGCGGCAACGAACGCAGCCAGCAGCTCAAATACCATATACAGACCTCGGGCAGGTCTCTGCACGCGCAGGAGATACAGTTCAACGATATCCGCACCACACTCCAGGCGGTGCTGGCCTTCTATGACAACTGCAATTCCCTCCACACGAACTCTTATGATGAAGCCATTACCACTCCCACCGAAGAATCTGTCAGGCGTGCAATGGCCATTCAGCTTATTATCACGCGCGAGTTCGGGCTAACCAAAAACGAGAATGCCTGGCAGGGCTCTTACATACTGGAGCAATTGACCGACCTGGTAGAGGAGGCCATACTGGATGAGTTCGAACGCATCTCCAAGCGAGGCGGAGTGCTGGGCGGTATGGAGTTGCAGTACCAGCGCGGCAAGATCCAGGATGAGTCGATGCTCTACGAGCAACGCAAACATTCAGGCGAGCTGCCCATCATCGGTGTCAACACTTTTTTGAATCCCAGGGAGGGCAACCTGATTCCGTTTGATATACCTCTCAGCCGCTCGACCACAGAGGAGAAGCAGGAACAAATCGACAATTTGCGCGCCTTCCAGAAAACCAACTCTGCCGGGGCTAGAGAATCACTTAAGAAACTGCAGCAGGTGGCCCGAGAAGGCGGCAATATCTTCGAGCAGATGATGGAAACAGCGCGTTACGCCTCGCTGGGACAGATAACAGGCGCTCTCTACGAGGTTGGCGGCAAATACCGGCGCAACATGTGA
- a CDS encoding PAC2 family protein — protein MEPSNIVFLEQPALRQPDLVAAFIGWPDAAQVSTGAVSYMIKKLPAVKFAEMKSDDYYDFDKIRPSINVENGMLWPILMPANSLYYWHNPIGPRDLIIFSGIEPQMRWQAYAEVIADVAGYYNAHRVYAVGGLYDRIPHTRETRISGLVNDQTMIELLEQAGIEPISYTGPSSIHGPLLSVCAMRRIPAISIWGHVPFYIRAESNPMVCFETIKKIAALLAFDLDLGDLKRSADSLCGILDRLISENEQMRIFLRSLEEQYDLDGNATGVEPEGSAQIIKDIEDFLRDRRQED, from the coding sequence ATGGAACCAAGCAACATTGTTTTTCTTGAACAGCCGGCGCTGCGCCAGCCCGATCTGGTAGCGGCTTTTATCGGCTGGCCCGACGCCGCACAGGTTTCAACAGGCGCTGTATCTTACATGATAAAAAAGCTGCCTGCCGTAAAGTTTGCCGAGATGAAATCGGACGACTACTACGATTTCGACAAGATAAGGCCCTCCATTAATGTCGAGAACGGGATGCTGTGGCCCATCCTTATGCCGGCCAACAGCCTTTACTACTGGCATAATCCTATCGGGCCCCGCGACCTCATTATTTTCAGTGGCATCGAGCCGCAGATGAGATGGCAGGCGTATGCTGAAGTGATTGCTGACGTGGCGGGCTATTACAATGCGCACCGTGTGTATGCGGTCGGAGGGCTGTACGACAGGATCCCACATACGCGAGAGACACGTATCAGCGGGCTGGTCAATGACCAGACCATGATCGAGCTGCTCGAGCAGGCAGGGATCGAACCTATCAGTTACACGGGGCCCAGCAGTATCCACGGGCCGTTATTGAGCGTCTGTGCTATGCGCCGGATACCCGCTATCAGCATATGGGGGCATGTGCCCTTCTATATACGCGCCGAGAGCAACCCCATGGTATGCTTTGAAACCATAAAGAAAATCGCTGCTCTGTTGGCCTTTGATCTTGACCTCGGAGATTTGAAGAGATCAGCCGACAGCCTGTGCGGAATACTGGATAGGCTGATCTCCGAAAACGAGCAGATGCGCATTTTCCTGCGATCGCTGGAGGAGCAGTACGATCTCGATGGAAACGCTACAGGCGTCGAGCCCGAGGGATCGGCGCAGATCATCAAGGATATCGAGGACTTTCTGCGGGACCGGCGCCAGGAAGACTGA
- a CDS encoding PKD domain-containing protein yields MIVAKNIISATVLTAALVAVPCITASCAAPAPPPQVNRAPVIQQIIGTSEWAPQAGGQLTCVALDEDGDLLDYKWIADNGTITGKGATVTWTSPAAMGKYNITVTVSDDKGGQATAVQEVKVVINADGSASADAPVVLKMYLPSREVVTGSKRMRIWTATPVECVVNDGEANNLRFKWSATSGKLQAAAGMNLGDGTASKVNWIAPGVGGDFRVDVVVTDAVGNEAKGSVNFEVFCCSTE; encoded by the coding sequence ATGATAGTTGCTAAAAATATAATATCAGCCACGGTTTTGACTGCCGCACTTGTTGCGGTGCCGTGCATAACTGCTTCCTGCGCCGCGCCTGCACCACCCCCGCAGGTGAACCGTGCGCCGGTCATCCAGCAGATTATCGGGACTTCTGAATGGGCACCGCAGGCGGGGGGGCAGTTGACCTGCGTCGCGCTCGATGAGGATGGCGACTTGCTTGATTATAAATGGATCGCCGACAACGGTACCATCACCGGCAAGGGGGCGACTGTGACATGGACGTCACCGGCCGCCATGGGCAAGTACAATATCACGGTAACAGTCAGTGATGACAAAGGCGGGCAGGCTACCGCTGTTCAGGAAGTTAAAGTTGTTATAAATGCGGATGGCAGCGCCAGCGCGGATGCGCCTGTCGTGTTGAAAATGTACCTTCCCTCCCGTGAAGTTGTGACGGGGTCCAAGCGGATGCGCATCTGGACGGCGACGCCCGTAGAGTGCGTTGTCAATGACGGGGAAGCCAATAATTTGAGATTCAAATGGTCGGCAACCAGCGGCAAACTGCAGGCGGCCGCCGGTATGAATCTGGGCGACGGCACTGCCAGTAAAGTAAACTGGATAGCCCCAGGTGTCGGCGGTGATTTCAGGGTCGATGTCGTCGTGACCGATGCCGTTGGCAATGAGGCCAAAGGCAGTGTGAATTTCGAGGTTTTCTGCTGCAGCACTGAATAA
- a CDS encoding PKD domain-containing protein, with protein MTELRIPHSSFLFIAFVAAAMMLSACAAPALVVNTPSTPAQPSIAQPVIGDIAGAEEWHPNEEGTLICACSDPEGNPITYYWTAEKGIIKGEGQRVSWVPPEELGEYEITLKVTNDKGGEAIYSKKFTVVAPPPPPVDTTVYLKLTPPATNAATEFRQVKGLSTPEIQCVVPGDPSEYTFTWAANAGKLMADGLEEGKASRVGWIAPNQAGKYTVNVMVVDKAGNKAAGEVNLEVLCCGRGPN; from the coding sequence ATGACGGAATTACGGATACCCCATTCGTCGTTCCTTTTTATAGCGTTTGTCGCTGCTGCCATGATGCTTAGCGCATGCGCCGCACCTGCGCTGGTAGTTAATACACCGTCGACTCCTGCTCAGCCCTCTATTGCACAGCCTGTGATCGGGGATATTGCGGGAGCAGAGGAATGGCATCCCAATGAGGAAGGCACTCTGATTTGTGCCTGCTCAGATCCCGAGGGGAATCCGATTACATATTACTGGACAGCCGAAAAAGGGATTATCAAGGGAGAAGGACAGAGAGTCAGCTGGGTGCCGCCGGAGGAATTGGGGGAATATGAGATAACATTGAAGGTGACCAACGACAAAGGCGGAGAGGCTATATACAGTAAAAAGTTTACGGTGGTTGCTCCTCCGCCCCCGCCGGTGGATACAACCGTATATTTGAAGCTGACCCCGCCCGCAACCAATGCCGCCACAGAATTTAGACAGGTCAAAGGTCTGTCGACACCGGAAATCCAGTGCGTTGTTCCCGGTGACCCTTCGGAATATACCTTCACCTGGGCGGCAAATGCCGGCAAGCTGATGGCAGATGGCCTTGAAGAGGGGAAAGCAAGCAGGGTGGGGTGGATTGCACCCAATCAGGCGGGTAAATACACAGTGAATGTAATGGTTGTCGACAAGGCAGGGAATAAGGCTGCAGGTGAAGTGAACCTGGAAGTGCTCTGCTGCGGGAGGGGCCCAAATTAA
- a CDS encoding CoA-binding protein, which yields MKQSMYAELDGIFHPSKVAIIGASPVADIATLALMKTKIKDNVYFVNPKYDEIFGRKCYASVLDIKEPIDYAIIGVNAKLVPRIVGECIRRGIRAAHIFTSGFSETGLPEGNDLEKELGEIASGKIRIIGPNCFGIYCPRSGLAIVPESSEIEGNVGVIAQSGSVAESFSYFGKTKNLHFSKVVSYGNATDLDCPDFLEYMADDPQTKVIALYIEGSKNGKRLHEALRYAACRKPVVAVKGGLTDNGNRVARSHTGQLTGTPELWKTLFRQCGVIQVSNHDELVNTVAAFSHSPLPAGNRVSLVSNSGGFSVIQTDLCAAEGMVVPPFGEKTLDRLRHLVPRAGTSIGNPLDAWPIFYKVFQKEGSLSAIIKVVAEDDNIDSLVFMFDQFRYIRRARKHEAVDHMNLIIEMMLEGSRYCRDELSKPVLLSVSLDPFLEDDEDRKGNLLLKSAFEQNGFPVYPASDITIRALARLYKYAAQTGKAL from the coding sequence ATGAAACAATCGATGTATGCTGAACTGGACGGCATTTTTCACCCCAGCAAAGTTGCCATCATAGGAGCCTCTCCGGTTGCCGACATAGCTACCCTGGCCCTGATGAAGACGAAGATCAAAGACAATGTGTATTTCGTTAATCCCAAGTACGATGAGATCTTCGGCCGCAAGTGCTATGCCAGCGTCCTCGACATCAAAGAGCCGATCGACTATGCCATCATCGGTGTCAACGCTAAGCTGGTTCCGAGGATAGTAGGCGAATGCATTCGGAGGGGGATCAGGGCGGCCCATATCTTTACCTCCGGCTTCAGCGAAACAGGGCTGCCTGAAGGAAACGACCTGGAAAAAGAACTGGGGGAAATTGCTTCGGGAAAAATAAGAATTATCGGCCCCAATTGCTTCGGCATCTACTGCCCCCGCTCGGGATTGGCCATCGTTCCGGAATCCAGCGAGATCGAGGGTAACGTGGGCGTGATTGCTCAGAGCGGCAGCGTGGCAGAGTCGTTTTCGTATTTCGGCAAGACCAAGAACCTGCATTTCAGCAAAGTAGTCAGCTACGGAAATGCCACGGATCTCGACTGTCCCGATTTCCTGGAATATATGGCGGACGACCCGCAAACTAAGGTGATTGCCCTTTATATCGAGGGGTCGAAGAACGGGAAACGGCTTCACGAGGCGCTGCGGTATGCGGCCTGCAGAAAGCCGGTGGTAGCAGTCAAAGGAGGGCTGACCGACAACGGCAACCGCGTGGCGAGGTCGCACACCGGACAACTGACAGGCACGCCCGAATTGTGGAAAACGCTGTTCAGACAGTGCGGCGTGATACAGGTCAGCAATCACGATGAACTGGTAAACACTGTAGCCGCTTTCAGTCACTCTCCTCTGCCCGCCGGCAACCGGGTTTCACTGGTGAGCAATTCGGGAGGTTTCAGCGTCATCCAGACCGACCTTTGCGCAGCCGAGGGAATGGTCGTGCCTCCCTTCGGCGAGAAAACGCTGGACAGACTGCGTCACCTGGTGCCCCGCGCCGGCACGAGCATCGGCAATCCTCTCGATGCCTGGCCCATCTTCTATAAAGTCTTCCAGAAGGAGGGCAGCCTGAGCGCTATTATCAAAGTCGTGGCGGAAGACGATAACATCGACTCGCTGGTTTTCATGTTCGACCAGTTCAGATATATACGACGGGCGCGCAAACATGAGGCTGTGGATCATATGAACCTAATCATAGAGATGATGCTGGAGGGCAGCCGCTATTGCCGGGACGAATTAAGCAAACCCGTGCTTTTAAGCGTATCATTGGATCCTTTTCTGGAAGATGACGAGGACAGGAAGGGCAACCTTTTGCTGAAAAGCGCCTTTGAGCAGAACGGCTTCCCGGTCTATCCCGCCAGCGACATTACCATCAGGGCTCTGGCTAGGCTGTATAAATATGCGGCACAGACCGGGAAAGCCCTGTGA
- a CDS encoding rubrerythrin family protein → MGKSLKGTKTEQNLLKAFAGESQARNRYTYFASRARKDGFMQIANIFEETAFNEKEHAKIFFEYLEGGDVEIVAAYPAGMIKDTRTNLEEAAAGEKMEWTALYQEFSKVARDEGFPEVANSFDQIASVEKFHEARYRKLISSVAEVQVFKKKEKVKWHCTNCGYIYEGDEAPKKCPACLHPQSYYEVLAENY, encoded by the coding sequence ATGGGCAAATCACTTAAAGGCACTAAAACCGAGCAGAACCTGCTGAAGGCTTTTGCCGGGGAATCTCAGGCCAGGAACAGATATACCTATTTCGCCAGCCGGGCGCGCAAGGACGGATTCATGCAGATCGCCAATATCTTCGAGGAAACGGCCTTCAATGAAAAAGAGCATGCCAAGATCTTTTTCGAGTACCTGGAGGGAGGCGATGTGGAGATTGTAGCTGCCTATCCGGCAGGTATGATCAAAGACACCAGGACGAATCTGGAAGAGGCTGCAGCGGGCGAGAAGATGGAGTGGACGGCGCTATATCAGGAGTTCTCCAAGGTAGCCAGGGATGAGGGTTTCCCGGAGGTTGCCAACTCCTTCGATCAGATAGCTTCGGTGGAGAAGTTCCACGAAGCCAGATACAGGAAATTAATCAGCAGTGTGGCAGAGGTCCAGGTTTTCAAGAAAAAAGAGAAGGTTAAGTGGCACTGCACGAATTGCGGATATATATACGAAGGCGACGAAGCTCCAAAGAAGTGCCCTGCCTGCCTGCATCCTCAGTCATATTACGAAGTGCTGGCCGAGAACTATTAA
- a CDS encoding MFS transporter: MAKDTGDSKQYKAGKGASLYILIICTLLYMVNYMDRQVVAAVVEPMKAALSLNDGDVGILGSVFLLSIALFSFPVAYMIDRWSRRKSIAIMAILWSGFTFLTGKAWNFWSLFVPRSLVGVGEAGFSAGGTAMVGAAYSHKARGAAMGVFNMAVPLGIALGSVLAGAIAKSQGWQAPFLYFAIPGVILGILALFMKDYKSVTETQVTGVKVTFGQSIKTLFKIPSLVWVLVGYGLANIMSMSFLFWTPAYVGRAWGVDVAAANAVMVPIVLAAIVGSPVGGILADVWFKKDPRGRLYIPAITIFLSAICLAGAIYFQMKGIGMVLVIAYGVLNVMAIPCLSALSQDVAPAAQKGLVWGLMVFCMYVFGGGWSPYFVGAISDALGQDAQALGTALTIACVGGILGGICYLMAAKPFPADMERVRHDQLMAE; this comes from the coding sequence GTGGCAAAGGACACTGGCGATTCCAAGCAATACAAGGCCGGCAAGGGAGCATCCCTCTACATCCTGATCATCTGCACGCTGCTCTACATGGTCAACTACATGGACAGGCAGGTGGTTGCCGCAGTGGTTGAACCGATGAAAGCCGCCCTGAGCCTGAACGACGGTGACGTGGGGATTTTAGGTTCAGTCTTCCTCCTCAGCATCGCACTTTTCTCCTTCCCGGTAGCATATATGATCGACCGTTGGAGCAGGCGCAAGTCCATCGCCATTATGGCAATCCTGTGGAGCGGCTTCACTTTCCTCACCGGCAAGGCCTGGAATTTCTGGTCGCTGTTTGTGCCGCGCAGCCTGGTCGGCGTGGGTGAGGCCGGTTTCTCGGCCGGCGGAACAGCCATGGTCGGCGCCGCTTACTCGCATAAGGCACGCGGCGCAGCTATGGGAGTTTTTAACATGGCAGTCCCCCTGGGTATCGCGCTGGGATCCGTGCTGGCCGGCGCTATAGCCAAGAGCCAGGGCTGGCAGGCCCCCTTCCTGTACTTCGCCATACCCGGCGTAATACTGGGTATACTGGCCTTGTTTATGAAGGATTATAAGAGCGTAACAGAAACACAGGTTACGGGTGTTAAGGTCACTTTCGGGCAATCGATAAAAACCCTTTTCAAGATACCCTCATTGGTATGGGTACTGGTCGGTTACGGCCTTGCCAATATCATGTCCATGTCGTTCCTGTTCTGGACCCCGGCCTATGTGGGCAGGGCATGGGGAGTGGATGTCGCGGCCGCCAATGCCGTGATGGTGCCGATCGTCCTGGCCGCCATAGTTGGCTCGCCTGTGGGCGGAATCCTGGCGGACGTCTGGTTTAAAAAGGACCCCAGGGGCAGGCTGTATATACCTGCTATCACTATATTCCTCAGCGCCATCTGCCTTGCAGGGGCTATCTACTTCCAGATGAAGGGCATAGGCATGGTTTTGGTGATAGCCTATGGTGTACTGAACGTGATGGCAATACCTTGCCTGAGCGCCTTATCACAGGATGTAGCACCGGCGGCTCAGAAAGGGCTCGTCTGGGGCCTGATGGTCTTCTGTATGTATGTCTTCGGCGGAGGCTGGAGCCCTTATTTTGTCGGCGCTATCTCCGATGCACTGGGGCAAGATGCCCAGGCACTGGGCACTGCACTGACCATAGCCTGCGTTGGCGGCATCCTCGGCGGAATCTGTTATCTTATGGCCGCCAAGCCCTTTCCTGCTGATATGGAAAGGGTAAGACATGACCAGCTGATGGCAGAGTAA